Genomic DNA from Paracoccus aminophilus JCM 7686:
GCAATCGAAACAGCCGCTGCCGGGCGGCGGCGGCAAAGTGAAATTGCCGCGCACCGATTCAAAGGGCAGCCAGCGCGCGGCGCCGCTGACCAAATCCCAGCCCTCGACCCAGAGCATGACGAGATCGGGGTGAAAGAGATCGGAAATCCGGGGCAAGCGCGCGAGATCGGCGAAGGCGAGGCTGGCCGAAAGCTCATTCACAGAGCCAAGCCGCAAGGGCAGCTCGATATGTTCGGCATGATAGAACTCGGCCGCCTCCATCACCCCGGACGCCGTCGCCGCCTCAATCGTCAGCCCCTTGCCCTGCGACACTGCCAGAGAGCGCGCATTCGGGCGGCACACCATCGCCACCGGCACGCCGATGCGGTCGAGCCCGGTCAGATCGGCGATGCGGGTGATGCCCATCGCGGGCAGAAGCGGGCGCAGCCGCGCTACGGTTTCGGCGGGCGGAATGCGGCGATGACAGCCCAGACGGTGGCCCTTGGCGCTGCCCTCCTGCGCCAATTGCGACAGGATCGGAATGGCGGAAAACCTGTCGTGAGGCGTGATGGTCTCTGCCGCCATGATCCCTGCCGTCTCCCTGCCTGCTGACCGGCCGAGATTAACCAAGCGCACCGTCTCTGGAAAGCGCCCTGCGCGGGTATCCTGCCCTGTGTCGATCAGCCTTGCGTTGCGGCGGTCGCTGTGGCGGTCGAGCCCGGATTCCAGACCATATCGATAATCGGCGAGACGCTGGGGTCGATGACGGCAAAGCCCAAGCGCCGGTAAAGCCCGATGGCGCGGTTGTTGCGCACCGCCGACAGCGAGACCGTCCGGCCCTCCTGCCCCGCCTTGGCCAGCAGATCCGCCATGATGACCGAACCGATGCCCAAGCCACAATATTCGTCGAGAATTTGGATCTGGGCGATGTTATAATCAAAATCGCGCTCGGCGATCTGCAACCAGCCGATGTCGCGTCCGTCATAGACGATGACCCGAGAATCGCTGGTCTTGAACGAGCGCCGGATCGCCGCGCGCCGCAAAGGTTCGTTCCATGCGCCAAGATCCTCGAGCAGAGGCCGCATCGCATTCAGATGCAACGCCTCCGCAAAGGGAAACTCATCCTGACGGATCGGACGAAGATGGAATTTCGGTCGCTGATTCATGGGAGGAACTATATCCGGGCCCGCCCGCATGTCACGGACTTCGTTCCGCCGTGGCGGCTAGACTTATTGAGATAAATAACTCGCATCTCTGTCATTTCCACGGGAAATCTCGCATCATCTCTTGATACGTTGGCCCGGCTCCGGGCTTGACAGATCACATCAAGGTGAGGTTGACATGCCCCGCCGATTTCCGCCGCTCTTTCGACCGTAAGATGAAAGGGCATTCACCGCGCCGAGGGCCAGCCAGAAGGAGCCACGAGACGCAATGTCCGCGACACCTAACTTGACCGGGCCGCAGCTGCTGACCGTGCTCTATGCCGATATTCATGGCTATACCGGGCTGATCGAGCGCAACGAGACCGCGACCATCGCCTGGCTGACGCGCTCGCTGGCGATGATCCGCGATCTGGTTGCCGATTATGGCGGCGCGGTCGTCAATACGGCGGGCGATGGGCTGGTCGCGGTCTTTCAAAGCGTGCAGCAGGCCATGCATTTCGGGCTCGAGATGCAGCGCGAGATTTCTCAGGATCGGGTCTGGCGCGACGATCACGACCCGATCGCCTATCGGATCGGCATCTCGATGGGCGATACCTTCGCCGGGCAGGACGGGGTCTACGGCCATAGCGTCAATCTGGCGGCGCGCATTCAGGGCTTTGCCGAGCCCGGCGGAATCTGCGTCACCGATGCGGTCTATCAGGTGCTGCGCAACAATGCCGATCTCGCCTTCGAGCCGCTGGGGGCCAAGCAGCTGAAAAACATCTCGACCCCGGTCGAGGCCTATGCCGTCCGCCGCGCCGCGCCCGAGGTGCTGATGCCGCAAGCCATCGCGCGGCCAAGCGCCCCGCTTGCGCCGCTGGCGGCAAACCCGCTTTTGCCCGATGCCTCGCTGGCGATCTTGCCCTTCGACAGCCTGTCGAGCGATCCGAGCGACCTGCATCTCGCCCGCGGTCTGGTCGCCGATCTCATCACCAACCTCAGCCGCTTCCGTTCGCTGATGGTGATCGCCCAGCGCTCGGCGGTCTATGCCAGCGCCCAGGGTGGCTCGCTTCATGCGATCGGGCGCGAGCTCGGGGTGCGCTATCTGCTGACCGGGAGCTTCCGGCGCAGCGGTCAGCGGCTGCGCATCTCGGTCGAGCTGGTCGAGGCCGCAAGCCAGACCACGATCTGGTCCGAGCGCTATGACGGCCAGCTGGGCGAGATTTTCGAGTTTCAGGACGATGTCGCGGCGATGACCTCGACCCGGGTGGCGCTTCAGATTGATGCCGCAGAGCAGCAGCGTCTGGCGGTGCTGACCCATCCCTCGCTTTACGCATATGGGCTGGTGCTGCGCGGGCAGGACATGGGCTTCCGCTTCCGCCCCGAATCCAATCTCCACGCCCGCCGACTCTTCGAGCAAGCGCGCGAGATCGACCCGAATTATGGCCGCAGCTATGCCGCCATGTCGCGGACCTTCAACGTCGAATGGCGCTATAACTGGTCAGCCGATCCGAAGGCCTCGCTGAACGAGGCGCTCGATCTCGCGAAACGCGCGGTGCAATGCGACCGGATGGATTCGCGGGGCTTTTCGGAAATGGGCCTCGCCCATCTCTATCTCAAACGCCACGATGAGGCGCTCGCCGCCTATGAACATGCGCTTGAACTGAACCCGAATGACGCCGATCTGCTGGCCTATATGGGCGATTGTCTGGCCTATGTCGGGCAGGGCAACCGCGCCGTCTCGCTGATCGAGCGCGCGATGAAGCTCAACCCCTATTTCCCCGATTCCTATCTGTGGTTTCTGGGCGACGCCTATTTCCACAGCGGCCAATATGCCGAGGCAATCGGCGCGCTGCACCGGATGCAGGACCAGTCCGAGGCCCATCGCCTGCTGGCCGCGAGCCATGCCCTGCTCGGCAATCTCGACGAGGCCGGGCATCACGCGCAAGAGGTCATGCGCGTTCACCCGAATTTCACCGTCGAGCATTGGCGCACCGTGCCGCCGCTGCAAAATATCGAGGATCTCGATGTCTATATCGAGGGCCTGCGCCGGGCCGGGCTGAACTAGACCCGCCCCGCTTTGGCCCCCCGCGTCTTAAGATCGGCTTAGATCCAGCCGCCATCGACGACGAATTGCTGGCTCGTGCACAACCGGCTGTCATCGGCGCCCAGAAACAGCGCCATCCGCGCGATATCCTCGGGCTGGACCTTGTCGCGCAGGCATTGACGTTCGCGGATCTGGCGCTCGCCAGCCTCGTCGAGCCAGAGCTCTTGCTGGCGCGCGGTCATCACCCAGCCGGGCAAAAGCGCGTTGACGCGAATACCCTCGGGGCCGAATTCGCGCGCCAAGGCTCGGGTGAGCCCCCAGATCGCCGCTTTCGCCGTGACATAGGCCGGGCAATCGGCATCGCCGACCATCCAGGTGATCGAGCTGAAATTGATGATCGAGCCGCCCCCTGCCGCGCGCATCATCGGACGCACGGTTTGGGCGGCGAAGAATTGATGATCGAGATTGACCGCCATGCGGTCGCGC
This window encodes:
- a CDS encoding GNAT family N-acetyltransferase is translated as MNQRPKFHLRPIRQDEFPFAEALHLNAMRPLLEDLGAWNEPLRRAAIRRSFKTSDSRVIVYDGRDIGWLQIAERDFDYNIAQIQILDEYCGLGIGSVIMADLLAKAGQEGRTVSLSAVRNNRAIGLYRRLGFAVIDPSVSPIIDMVWNPGSTATATAATQG
- a CDS encoding tetratricopeptide repeat protein; the encoded protein is MSATPNLTGPQLLTVLYADIHGYTGLIERNETATIAWLTRSLAMIRDLVADYGGAVVNTAGDGLVAVFQSVQQAMHFGLEMQREISQDRVWRDDHDPIAYRIGISMGDTFAGQDGVYGHSVNLAARIQGFAEPGGICVTDAVYQVLRNNADLAFEPLGAKQLKNISTPVEAYAVRRAAPEVLMPQAIARPSAPLAPLAANPLLPDASLAILPFDSLSSDPSDLHLARGLVADLITNLSRFRSLMVIAQRSAVYASAQGGSLHAIGRELGVRYLLTGSFRRSGQRLRISVELVEAASQTTIWSERYDGQLGEIFEFQDDVAAMTSTRVALQIDAAEQQRLAVLTHPSLYAYGLVLRGQDMGFRFRPESNLHARRLFEQAREIDPNYGRSYAAMSRTFNVEWRYNWSADPKASLNEALDLAKRAVQCDRMDSRGFSEMGLAHLYLKRHDEALAAYEHALELNPNDADLLAYMGDCLAYVGQGNRAVSLIERAMKLNPYFPDSYLWFLGDAYFHSGQYAEAIGALHRMQDQSEAHRLLAASHALLGNLDEAGHHAQEVMRVHPNFTVEHWRTVPPLQNIEDLDVYIEGLRRAGLN
- a CDS encoding SDR family NAD(P)-dependent oxidoreductase translates to MAQNFATYPSLHDRSVFVTGGGSGIGASLVRHFCAQGARVAFVDIADGPSQELVAEIAGQGMAAPLYLNCDLREIEALQARIQEAAAAHGPVTVLCNNAGNDDRHASETVTPGYWRDRMAVNLDHQFFAAQTVRPMMRAAGGGSIINFSSITWMVGDADCPAYVTAKAAIWGLTRALAREFGPEGIRVNALLPGWVMTARQQELWLDEAGERQIRERQCLRDKVQPEDIARMALFLGADDSRLCTSQQFVVDGGWI